From Vogesella sp. XCS3, the proteins below share one genomic window:
- a CDS encoding lytic transglycosylase domain-containing protein, with amino-acid sequence MTIRPILAGLIAFATLPAAYADSWSDIQTDHALGLYRELDDAIAPGLGTKLNPEAVPPFRKPPAVKAIKALDIPVVKAPSFDARQAATFNKLIAKVAREQKVDPQLLHAIIAVESGYDPEALSPKGAQGLMQLMPQTAARFGASNPADPLDNLRAGARYVRFLLTEFKHDMPLVIAAYNAGEGSVSKYRNSIPPYPETRMYVAKVLASYEKRTGQSLLPASTATVGGRVRVTFPADTPL; translated from the coding sequence ATGACTATACGACCGATACTGGCCGGGCTGATCGCCTTTGCCACCCTGCCTGCGGCCTATGCCGACAGCTGGAGTGATATCCAAACCGATCACGCTTTAGGCCTTTACCGCGAGCTGGATGACGCCATTGCGCCGGGCTTGGGTACCAAGCTAAACCCGGAGGCAGTACCGCCTTTCCGTAAGCCACCGGCCGTCAAAGCCATCAAAGCGCTCGATATCCCGGTAGTCAAAGCGCCATCTTTCGATGCGCGCCAGGCTGCCACTTTTAACAAACTGATCGCAAAAGTTGCCCGCGAGCAAAAAGTCGATCCCCAGCTGCTACACGCCATCATTGCGGTGGAATCCGGTTACGATCCGGAAGCCCTGTCGCCCAAGGGTGCGCAAGGCCTGATGCAGCTGATGCCGCAAACTGCTGCCCGTTTTGGCGCCAGTAACCCGGCAGACCCGCTGGACAATCTGCGAGCCGGTGCGCGCTACGTGCGCTTCCTGCTGACAGAGTTCAAGCACGATATGCCCCTGGTCATCGCCGCCTATAACGCCGGCGAGGGCAGTGTCAGCAAGTACCGCAACAGTATCCCGCCCTACCCGGAAACACGGATGTACGTGGCCAAGGTACTGGCTTCCTACGAGAAGCGCACAGGCCAGAGCCTGCTGCCTGCAAGCACCGCCACTGTAGGCGGCCGGGTACGCGTGACCTTCCCGGCGGATACACCGCTGTAA
- the holA gene encoding DNA polymerase III subunit delta: protein MPALSPDALKEQLARGPLAPLYVVYGEEALLALEAADTLRASARQAGYLEREVLTVEGGHFDWSRLRDAMSSVSLFASLKLLEIRIPGGKPGVEGAEALQQLAAQPPQDTITLIQLPRLDKTQQKAKWFAALEKHAVLVEARPVGRNELPAWISRRLKAQGQSVAHDSAAFFADRVEGNLLAAKQEIDKLALLYPKGELSLADIRDAVANVARFDVFHLSESWLAGDAARATRMLDGLEAEGEAPVLVLWSFTEDVRMLIKLGRGLKDGRQVRDMAGELRLWGDKQKLAAPAVQRIGPRRLTDALATCARIDRQIKGVEQGDAWHSLKRLAASLAAR, encoded by the coding sequence ATGCCAGCACTCAGCCCTGATGCCCTGAAAGAGCAGCTGGCACGCGGCCCGCTGGCACCGCTTTATGTGGTGTATGGCGAGGAGGCGTTGCTGGCGCTGGAGGCGGCAGATACCCTGCGCGCCAGCGCCCGCCAGGCAGGCTATCTGGAGCGCGAGGTACTGACGGTAGAGGGCGGCCATTTTGACTGGTCTCGCCTGCGTGATGCCATGAGCAGCGTGTCGCTGTTTGCCAGCCTCAAGCTGCTGGAAATCCGCATCCCGGGTGGCAAACCGGGTGTCGAAGGTGCCGAGGCGCTACAGCAGTTGGCCGCGCAGCCGCCGCAGGACACCATCACGCTGATCCAGCTGCCGCGTCTGGACAAGACCCAGCAAAAAGCCAAGTGGTTTGCCGCGCTGGAAAAACACGCTGTACTGGTAGAGGCGCGCCCGGTTGGCCGCAACGAGCTACCCGCCTGGATCAGCCGCCGGCTGAAAGCGCAGGGGCAGAGCGTGGCGCACGACAGCGCTGCGTTCTTTGCCGATCGAGTAGAAGGCAACTTGCTGGCCGCCAAGCAGGAAATCGACAAGCTGGCGCTGCTGTACCCCAAAGGCGAGCTGAGCTTGGCCGATATCCGCGATGCGGTGGCCAACGTGGCGCGCTTTGACGTATTCCACCTGTCCGAAAGCTGGCTGGCTGGCGATGCCGCCCGTGCGACCCGAATGCTGGACGGGCTGGAAGCCGAGGGCGAAGCGCCGGTGCTGGTGTTGTGGTCGTTTACCGAAGACGTGCGCATGCTGATCAAGCTGGGTCGTGGCCTGAAAGATGGCCGCCAGGTGCGCGACATGGCGGGCGAGCTGCGCCTGTGGGGTGATAAGCAAAAGCTGGCAGCGCCGGCGGTGCAGCGTATCGGCCCGCGCCGTCTGACCGATGCGCTGGCCACCTGTGCGCGCATCGACCGCCAGATCAAGGGGGTAGAGCAGGGCGATGCCTGGCATAGCCTGAAAAGGTTGGCCGCCAGTCTGGCGGCACGCTAG
- the lptE gene encoding LPS assembly lipoprotein LptE: MKRTLHCAVLAVGISLLAGCGFHLRGMSAPLGPLSFSSLNLQNTGSLDEALRAALQRDGRLTLQTGTAQATLRVEDEESRKDILTINRGGKVNEYLLIYRVNATVQRLTDSAPVPMSVVVRREMSYSDAAVLGKEREEALLWADMRRDAAEQLVRRLSYLPAVTPAKPANASTQP; the protein is encoded by the coding sequence ATGAAGCGAACTTTGCATTGTGCTGTTCTGGCCGTGGGTATCAGCCTGCTGGCGGGCTGCGGCTTTCATCTGCGCGGCATGTCCGCCCCGCTGGGGCCGCTGTCGTTCAGCAGCCTGAACCTGCAAAACACCGGCTCGCTGGATGAGGCCCTGCGCGCAGCGCTGCAACGCGATGGCCGCCTGACCTTGCAAACGGGTACGGCACAGGCCACGCTGCGAGTGGAAGACGAAGAAAGCCGCAAGGACATTCTCACCATCAACCGTGGTGGCAAGGTCAACGAATACCTGCTGATCTACCGTGTGAACGCCACCGTACAGCGCCTGACTGACAGCGCGCCTGTGCCCATGTCTGTGGTGGTGCGCCGCGAGATGAGCTATAGCGATGCCGCGGTACTGGGCAAAGAGCGCGAAGAAGCCCTGTTGTGGGCCGATATGCGCCGCGACGCCGCCGAGCAGCTGGTGCGCCGCCTGTCCTATCTGCCGGCGGTGACGCCTGCCAAGCCTGCCAATGCCAGCACTCAGCCCTGA